In Lutra lutra chromosome 5, mLutLut1.2, whole genome shotgun sequence, a single genomic region encodes these proteins:
- the TNFAIP8 gene encoding tumor necrosis factor alpha-induced protein 8 isoform X2, producing MLKLVATDVFNSKNLAVQAQKKILGKMVSKSIATTLIDDTSSEVLDELYRVTKEYTQNKKEAEKIIKNLIKTVIKLAILYRNNQFNQDELALMEKFKKKVHQLAMTVVSFHQVEYTFDRNVLSRLLNECREMLHQIIQRHLTAKSHGRVNNVFDHFSDCDFLAALYNPFGNFKPHLQKLCDGVNKMLDEENI from the coding sequence tGGCCACAGATGTCTTCAATTCCAAAAACCTGGCCGTGCAGGCACAAAAGAAGATCTTGGGGAAGATGGTGTCCAAATCCATCGCCACCACTCTCATCGATGACACGAGCAGTGAGGTGCTGGACGAGCTCTACCGAGTGACCAAGGAGTACACCCAGaacaagaaagaggcagagaagatcATTAAGAACCTCATCAAGACAGTCATCAAGCTGGCCATCCTTTACAGGAATAACCAGTTCAACCAAGACGAGCTGGCGCTGATggagaaattcaagaagaaagtTCACCAGTTGGCCATGACCGTGGTCAGCTTCCACCAGGTGGAGTACACCTTTGACCGGAACGTGTTATCCCGCCTCCTGAACGAGTGCAGAGAGATGCTTCACCAGATCATCCAGCGTCATCTCACGGCCAAGTCGCACGGACGGGTTAATAACGTCTTTGACCATTTCTCAGATTGTGATTTCTTAGCGGCCTTATATAACCCCTTTGGGAATTTTAAGCCCCACTTACAAAAACTCTGCGATGGTGTCAACAAAATGCTGGACGAGGAGAACATCTGA
- the TNFAIP8 gene encoding tumor necrosis factor alpha-induced protein 8 isoform X3 — protein sequence MATDVFNSKNLAVQAQKKILGKMVSKSIATTLIDDTSSEVLDELYRVTKEYTQNKKEAEKIIKNLIKTVIKLAILYRNNQFNQDELALMEKFKKKVHQLAMTVVSFHQVEYTFDRNVLSRLLNECREMLHQIIQRHLTAKSHGRVNNVFDHFSDCDFLAALYNPFGNFKPHLQKLCDGVNKMLDEENI from the coding sequence tGGCCACAGATGTCTTCAATTCCAAAAACCTGGCCGTGCAGGCACAAAAGAAGATCTTGGGGAAGATGGTGTCCAAATCCATCGCCACCACTCTCATCGATGACACGAGCAGTGAGGTGCTGGACGAGCTCTACCGAGTGACCAAGGAGTACACCCAGaacaagaaagaggcagagaagatcATTAAGAACCTCATCAAGACAGTCATCAAGCTGGCCATCCTTTACAGGAATAACCAGTTCAACCAAGACGAGCTGGCGCTGATggagaaattcaagaagaaagtTCACCAGTTGGCCATGACCGTGGTCAGCTTCCACCAGGTGGAGTACACCTTTGACCGGAACGTGTTATCCCGCCTCCTGAACGAGTGCAGAGAGATGCTTCACCAGATCATCCAGCGTCATCTCACGGCCAAGTCGCACGGACGGGTTAATAACGTCTTTGACCATTTCTCAGATTGTGATTTCTTAGCGGCCTTATATAACCCCTTTGGGAATTTTAAGCCCCACTTACAAAAACTCTGCGATGGTGTCAACAAAATGCTGGACGAGGAGAACATCTGA
- the TNFAIP8 gene encoding tumor necrosis factor alpha-induced protein 8 isoform X4: MATDVFNSKNLAVQAQKKILGKMVSKSIATTLIDDTSSEVLDELYRVTKEYTQNKKEAEKIIKNLIKTVIKLAILYRNNQFNQDELALMEKFKKKVHQLAMTVVSFHQVEYTFDRNVLSRLLNECREMLHQIIQRHLTAKSHGRVNNVFDHFSDCDFLAALYNPFGNFKPHLQKLCDGVNKMLDEENI, from the exons a tGGCCACAGATGTCTTCAATTCCAAAAACCTGGCCGTGCAGGCACAAAAGAAGATCTTGGGGAAGATGGTGTCCAAATCCATCGCCACCACTCTCATCGATGACACGAGCAGTGAGGTGCTGGACGAGCTCTACCGAGTGACCAAGGAGTACACCCAGaacaagaaagaggcagagaagatcATTAAGAACCTCATCAAGACAGTCATCAAGCTGGCCATCCTTTACAGGAATAACCAGTTCAACCAAGACGAGCTGGCGCTGATggagaaattcaagaagaaagtTCACCAGTTGGCCATGACCGTGGTCAGCTTCCACCAGGTGGAGTACACCTTTGACCGGAACGTGTTATCCCGCCTCCTGAACGAGTGCAGAGAGATGCTTCACCAGATCATCCAGCGTCATCTCACGGCCAAGTCGCACGGACGGGTTAATAACGTCTTTGACCATTTCTCAGATTGTGATTTCTTAGCGGCCTTATATAACCCCTTTGGGAATTTTAAGCCCCACTTACAAAAACTCTGCGATGGTGTCAACAAAATGCTGGACGAGGAGAACATCTGA